In a genomic window of Nodosilinea sp. E11:
- a CDS encoding response regulator transcription factor codes for MPRILVIDDDPAIAELVSVNLEMAGYDVNQAGDGIKGQALAVQLLPDLIMLDLMLPKVDGLTVCQRIRRDRRTADIPVLMLTALGQTQDKVDGFNAGADDYLTKPFELDEMLARVRALLRRTDRIPQAAKHSEILNYGPLTLIPERYEAIWFDGTVKLTHLEFELLHCLLQRHGQTVSPSQILQEVWGYEPNDDIETIRVHVRHLRTKLEPDPRHPKFIKTVYGAGYCLELPAAAAI; via the coding sequence ATGCCTCGTATTCTCGTCATTGATGATGATCCGGCGATCGCCGAGCTTGTTTCCGTCAATCTGGAGATGGCAGGCTACGACGTTAATCAGGCTGGAGATGGCATCAAGGGTCAAGCCCTGGCGGTGCAACTGCTGCCAGATCTGATCATGCTTGACCTCATGCTGCCTAAGGTAGACGGCCTTACCGTTTGCCAGCGGATTCGCCGCGATCGCCGCACCGCCGACATTCCGGTGCTCATGCTTACAGCTCTGGGGCAAACCCAAGACAAAGTAGACGGCTTTAACGCTGGGGCCGATGACTATCTGACCAAGCCCTTCGAACTCGACGAAATGTTGGCCCGAGTGCGGGCCCTTTTGCGCCGCACCGATCGCATTCCCCAGGCGGCTAAGCACAGCGAAATTCTTAATTATGGCCCTCTGACTTTGATACCAGAGCGCTATGAGGCCATTTGGTTTGACGGCACCGTTAAGCTCACCCACCTAGAGTTTGAGCTGCTGCACTGCCTACTACAGCGCCACGGACAGACAGTGTCACCCAGCCAAATTTTGCAAGAGGTGTGGGGCTACGAACCTAACGACGACATTGAAACCATTCGCGTACACGTACGGCATTTGAGAACTAAGCTAGAACCCGATCCTCGCCATCCCAAGTTTATTAAAACCGTCTACGGGGCTGGGTATTGCCTGGAGTTACCTGCCGCTGCCGCCATCTAG
- a CDS encoding META domain-containing protein: MGLSRSVVTLMAGAMALASATACVAPTPDSAVPPLTGTVWELQQIQMSDDTLLTANPPQNYTAEFADDGQVFVRADCNRAIGTFTETGDSQISVQMGPTTLAACPESSIGPQFLQAMNNANLYFFQGDDLFIDLAFDSGTMQFSGTPTPPLIGTVWQLQQIQFSDDTLLIADPPENYTAEFLEDGTLLVQADCNRGQGQFSLADDRRLEVEPIATTRVACPEGSIGSEFVEALGNAGIYFFQGGDLFVDLASDSGTMQFSAD; this comes from the coding sequence ATGGGTTTATCTCGTTCTGTTGTGACTCTTATGGCCGGTGCTATGGCTTTGGCTAGCGCTACGGCCTGTGTCGCTCCTACCCCTGACTCCGCAGTGCCACCCCTCACTGGCACTGTGTGGGAACTCCAGCAAATTCAAATGAGTGATGACACGCTGTTGACCGCTAACCCACCGCAAAACTACACCGCTGAATTTGCCGACGACGGCCAGGTGTTTGTGCGCGCCGACTGCAACCGCGCGATCGGGACCTTTACCGAAACTGGCGACAGTCAGATCAGCGTGCAGATGGGGCCAACCACCCTGGCAGCCTGCCCTGAGAGCAGTATTGGACCTCAGTTTTTGCAGGCGATGAATAACGCCAACCTCTATTTCTTTCAGGGAGACGACCTTTTTATTGACCTAGCCTTTGACAGCGGCACCATGCAGTTTTCGGGCACACCTACGCCTCCCCTGATTGGTACGGTCTGGCAGCTTCAGCAGATCCAGTTCAGCGACGATACGCTGCTGATTGCGGACCCGCCGGAGAACTACACCGCCGAGTTTTTAGAAGATGGCACTCTACTGGTGCAGGCTGACTGTAATCGGGGCCAGGGTCAGTTCTCGCTGGCTGACGATCGCCGCCTAGAGGTAGAGCCCATTGCGACCACCCGCGTCGCTTGCCCCGAGGGTTCAATTGGCAGTGAATTTGTCGAAGCGTTAGGCAATGCGGGCATTTACTTCTTCCAGGGGGGTGACCTGTTTGTAGATCTGGCCTCTGATAGCGGCACCATGCAGTTTTCTGCCGACTAA